In Bacteroidota bacterium, one genomic interval encodes:
- a CDS encoding cyclase family protein codes for MKNEEFFQFMNDIQVYDLTQRLSIHTPPWPSYMPLGIQYFKRLAGAHMGQGANGQIITTSNHVGTHIDGEIHFHASGRTIGDVPIEEWIGPGVVVDISDEVGDYDLYSPEMLMKKAEIKKGDILIINTGYHKYAWDQEGSDELRYFVKHPGPSPEFHEWALDMKIKWIGVDCGSADHPMNTIIRNWHPKAFIEADKKLKAKYGKDWDEMFPTEEFYQVMHLKLFPKKLVHAENIGGDIAKLSNKRVWIGLFPLRGIELESSMCRLVALAPK; via the coding sequence ATGAAGAATGAAGAGTTTTTTCAATTTATGAATGACATTCAGGTTTATGACCTTACTCAACGCTTAAGCATTCATACACCGCCCTGGCCAAGTTATATGCCATTGGGAATTCAGTATTTCAAAAGGCTGGCAGGAGCACATATGGGACAGGGTGCCAATGGGCAGATTATCACAACCAGTAACCATGTGGGAACACATATCGACGGAGAAATTCATTTTCATGCAAGTGGTCGCACCATTGGTGATGTTCCCATCGAAGAATGGATTGGCCCCGGTGTTGTTGTGGATATTTCTGATGAGGTTGGCGATTACGACCTGTATTCACCGGAAATGCTGATGAAAAAAGCAGAAATCAAAAAAGGTGATATCCTTATTATCAATACCGGTTATCATAAATATGCATGGGATCAGGAAGGTTCTGACGAGCTGCGTTATTTTGTGAAACATCCCGGACCAAGTCCCGAATTCCACGAATGGGCGCTTGATATGAAAATAAAATGGATTGGTGTGGACTGCGGAAGTGCCGATCATCCCATGAATACAATCATCCGTAACTGGCACCCGAAAGCTTTCATTGAAGCTGATAAAAAATTAAAAGCCAAATACGGCAAAGACTGGGATGAAATGTTCCCCACAGAAGAGTTTTATCAGGTGATGCACCTGAAGCTCTTCCCGAAAAAATTAGTGCATGCTGAAAATATCGGTGGCGATATTGCAAAGCTCAGCAACAAACGCGTATGGATTGGTTTATTCCCACTCCGCGGTATCGAGCTTGAGTCATCGATGTGCCGTCTTGTTGCGCTTGCACCGAAATAA
- a CDS encoding xanthine dehydrogenase family protein subunit M: MPISHEFTYCKPATLREALKTLTKFGNNARILAGGTDLVVRLKEGIEEPAMLIDIKAIDELKKIELIGRRLHIGALVTFTDLINSTIVKEEFPLLHEASKTVASVGTRNRATVVGNICSAVPSLDSGPALLNYDAIVCVKSARGKRNIPISQWFTGPKKTMREPDEIVTGLIIPRVKGKHRAYYGKLGRYSGEDLAQAGVGILGFRNDQYRIAYCAVGPVPRRAEKLEALLFGKKITDELIEQCKQLIEEEISPITDIRASKEYRMHMVKTMFERGIRQVTAKK, encoded by the coding sequence ATGCCCATATCGCACGAATTTACTTATTGCAAGCCTGCAACCTTGCGGGAAGCATTGAAAACGCTCACCAAATTCGGAAATAACGCTCGTATTCTCGCCGGTGGTACCGATCTGGTTGTGCGTCTGAAAGAAGGCATTGAAGAGCCTGCAATGCTTATTGACATCAAAGCAATTGATGAACTCAAAAAGATTGAGCTCATTGGGCGCCGCCTGCATATTGGCGCATTGGTCACATTTACCGACCTGATAAATTCTACCATCGTGAAGGAAGAATTTCCGTTGCTGCATGAAGCCTCAAAAACCGTTGCTTCTGTGGGAACACGCAACCGTGCTACAGTGGTTGGAAATATCTGCTCAGCGGTTCCTTCGCTCGATTCAGGTCCGGCATTGCTGAACTATGATGCCATTGTCTGTGTGAAAAGTGCCAGAGGGAAACGAAATATTCCTATCAGCCAATGGTTCACCGGTCCGAAGAAAACAATGCGTGAACCCGATGAGATTGTTACCGGATTAATTATTCCGCGCGTGAAGGGAAAACACCGTGCATATTACGGAAAATTAGGCCGCTATTCAGGTGAGGATCTGGCTCAGGCAGGGGTTGGTATTCTTGGCTTCCGCAACGACCAATACCGCATCGCGTATTGTGCTGTTGGGCCGGTACCGCGCCGTGCCGAGAAACTCGAAGCGCTTTTATTCGGAAAGAAAATAACGGATGAACTGATTGAACAATGCAAGCAACTCATTGAAGAAGAAATCAGTCCCATCACAGATATAAGGGCCAGCAAGGAATACCGCATGCACATGGTCAAAACCATGTTCGAGCGTGGCATCAGGCAGGTAACCGCAAAGAAATAA
- a CDS encoding (2Fe-2S)-binding protein: MSKITIRLNNENRSVEVDPNDVLLDVLRDKLGAKSPKCGCDRGDCGACAVLFNGKSVRSCLILAIEADGQEIITAEGLSGKDLSPVQNAFVEFNSFQCGFCAPGIIISATELLNNNPSPTREDVKEALSGNLCRCTGYTPIIDAVVSCSKTE, translated from the coding sequence ATGTCTAAAATAACGATCAGGTTAAATAACGAAAACCGCAGCGTTGAAGTTGATCCGAATGATGTCCTGCTGGATGTCCTGAGAGACAAGCTTGGCGCGAAAAGCCCAAAATGTGGCTGTGACCGGGGCGACTGTGGCGCTTGTGCCGTTTTATTCAATGGGAAAAGCGTTCGGTCATGTCTTATTCTCGCCATTGAAGCTGATGGACAAGAAATCATCACCGCCGAAGGATTATCAGGCAAAGATCTTTCACCGGTACAAAATGCTTTTGTGGAATTCAATTCATTCCAGTGCGGTTTCTGCGCTCCGGGCATCATCATTTCAGCCACCGAGCTGCTTAATAACAACCCTTCTCCTACACGTGAAGATGTAAAAGAAGCACTCTCAGGAAATCTTTGCAGATGCACGGGTTACACACCGATAATTGATGCAGTAGTTAGTTGTTCCAAAACCGAGTAA
- a CDS encoding xanthine dehydrogenase family protein molybdopterin-binding subunit, with product METNENNNNTDILTNTQEHETFVHPAADVAKDVPLKFVGQSVTRIDGLEKMTGAALYADDLDFGPTLLHAQIVESTKAHAIIKSIDFADAAKIEGVVAVFTGKDFPFKFGLYMKDRFVFAQDKVRFIGEQVAAVVARDPKIAKRAAKLVKVEYEELPEMLDQLKALEPGATLLHPELADYPHVPWFFPQANTNIAHHRKVRKGNTESAFAEADFVLEDTYNVPRYAHCAIEFHSAIGKVDHSGRLTVWASSQSPNTQRNLFAEALSSLGYSHKDVRVIAPYVGGGFGGKAGVTMEILAAALATKLKGYPVKIMWSREQEFYNTYQRLGVVAKLKIGVKNDGTLVALDHRLYWDAGAYVEYGANVVNSVGLSATGPYRIPNVSIDSFCIYTNLPPGGAYRGFGYSEFLFGLESHMTRIANHLGIDPVEIRRRNAINEGDTLAYGAHMNPNGMQQCIDKVVKEIEWGKKEISKDPNKVLGKGFSLLWKAPAMPPNASSSAFLKFNEDASLNILISGMDIGQGLLTVMAQVAAEVLSIPPSKIRVELPDTDRNPYEWQTVGSHVTWGCGNAVKLAAIDARDQIFKLVERALDIPFDTLFLEDECVKSTSKSGWELPLRSFVINGIMKEDGTFKGGPINGRGTFMPEFTSTNADPETSQGGHPNVHYTVGAAALLLEIDKVTGKMKVLKVAEALDVGKAINPDLVKGQIVGGIVQGLATVLYEDMRFDSRGKMLNPNFTDYKLPTSLDTPDEIVSIIVEVAQPDGPYGARGVGEHTMLPAAPMIANAVEDALGIRIKSMPITAEKVAMAIIEKAKQEKLVNPENNDQ from the coding sequence ATGGAGACAAACGAAAATAATAACAATACAGATATCCTGACAAATACTCAGGAACATGAAACATTCGTGCATCCCGCAGCTGACGTTGCAAAGGACGTTCCACTGAAATTTGTGGGACAATCTGTAACGCGCATTGACGGTCTTGAAAAAATGACCGGCGCTGCGCTTTATGCGGATGACCTTGACTTCGGACCGACGCTGCTTCATGCACAGATTGTAGAAAGCACAAAAGCACATGCCATCATTAAAAGCATTGATTTTGCTGATGCTGCAAAAATTGAAGGCGTTGTTGCCGTATTCACGGGCAAGGATTTTCCTTTCAAATTCGGTCTTTATATGAAAGATCGTTTCGTGTTTGCACAGGATAAAGTGCGCTTTATCGGAGAACAGGTGGCAGCAGTGGTTGCCCGTGATCCAAAGATTGCAAAGCGTGCGGCAAAACTTGTTAAGGTGGAGTATGAAGAACTTCCCGAAATGCTTGACCAGTTGAAAGCACTGGAGCCGGGTGCAACCCTGCTTCATCCTGAACTCGCCGATTATCCTCATGTGCCCTGGTTTTTCCCTCAGGCAAATACCAATATCGCACATCACCGTAAGGTGCGCAAAGGCAATACAGAGAGCGCTTTCGCAGAAGCGGATTTTGTGCTTGAAGATACTTATAATGTGCCTCGTTACGCGCATTGCGCCATTGAATTCCATTCAGCAATCGGTAAAGTTGACCATTCGGGAAGGCTTACGGTATGGGCATCATCACAATCGCCCAATACGCAGCGTAATCTTTTTGCAGAAGCGCTCTCATCATTGGGCTATTCGCATAAAGACGTCCGCGTAATTGCGCCTTATGTAGGTGGAGGATTTGGCGGAAAGGCGGGAGTTACCATGGAGATTCTTGCTGCCGCACTTGCAACCAAACTCAAAGGTTATCCTGTAAAGATTATGTGGTCGCGTGAACAGGAATTTTATAATACGTATCAGAGACTGGGCGTTGTTGCAAAATTGAAAATTGGTGTTAAGAACGACGGCACCCTGGTAGCACTCGACCATCGCTTATACTGGGATGCGGGCGCTTATGTTGAATATGGTGCCAATGTTGTAAATTCTGTGGGGCTTTCCGCTACCGGTCCATACCGAATTCCAAATGTCTCTATCGATTCATTCTGCATTTATACCAATCTGCCTCCGGGAGGCGCATACCGCGGATTCGGTTATTCGGAGTTTTTATTCGGTCTCGAATCGCACATGACACGCATCGCCAATCATCTGGGCATCGACCCTGTTGAAATAAGAAGACGCAATGCCATTAATGAAGGTGATACTCTCGCATACGGTGCGCACATGAATCCTAACGGTATGCAGCAGTGTATCGATAAGGTGGTGAAAGAAATTGAATGGGGTAAGAAAGAAATTTCCAAAGACCCTAACAAGGTGCTGGGAAAAGGTTTTTCACTCTTGTGGAAAGCGCCTGCCATGCCACCCAACGCATCATCGTCGGCATTTCTGAAATTCAATGAAGATGCTTCACTCAATATTTTAATTTCCGGAATGGATATCGGACAGGGCCTGCTTACCGTAATGGCGCAGGTTGCTGCTGAAGTGTTGTCAATTCCGCCTTCAAAGATTCGCGTTGAACTTCCCGATACCGACCGTAATCCATACGAATGGCAAACGGTGGGTTCGCATGTTACCTGGGGCTGTGGCAATGCCGTAAAACTGGCCGCTATTGATGCACGCGATCAGATATTCAAACTGGTGGAACGTGCGCTGGATATTCCGTTTGATACATTATTCCTTGAAGATGAATGCGTGAAGAGCACTTCAAAATCCGGATGGGAACTGCCGTTGCGCAGTTTTGTTATCAACGGTATCATGAAAGAAGACGGTACTTTTAAGGGTGGCCCGATAAACGGTCGCGGTACATTTATGCCGGAGTTTACTTCAACCAATGCCGATCCGGAAACCAGTCAGGGCGGGCACCCCAATGTGCATTATACTGTTGGTGCTGCCGCACTGTTACTCGAAATAGATAAAGTTACCGGCAAAATGAAAGTGCTGAAAGTCGCCGAAGCGCTGGATGTCGGAAAAGCAATCAATCCGGATTTGGTAAAAGGCCAAATTGTGGGTGGCATTGTGCAAGGCCTGGCAACCGTGCTTTATGAGGATATGCGTTTTGACAGCAGAGGCAAAATGCTGAATCCAAACTTCACCGATTACAAACTTCCTACTTCACTTGACACGCCCGATGAAATAGTTTCTATAATTGTGGAAGTGGCGCAGCCCGACGGTCCATACGGTGCTCGTGGTGTGGGTGAGCATACGATGCTGCCTGCCGCTCCGATGATTGCAAACGCTGTTGAAGATGCACTGGGTATTCGCATTAAATCAATGCCTATTACGGCCGAAAAAGTGGCAATGGCCATCATCGAAAAAGCGAAACAGGAAAAGTTAGTGAACCCGGAAAATAACGATCAGTAG
- a CDS encoding CaiB/BaiF CoA-transferase family protein has protein sequence MSKPLENVKILDLTRVLAGPFCTMILNDLGAYVLKVEMPETGDDSRAFGPFKNEQSLYFVSINRGKDSISLNLKTEKGRKILKQLVEKFDVIIENYRPGTMEKLGLGYETLKEVNPAIIYAASSGFGHTGPDSQKPAYDILAQAMGGVMSITGWPDSPPTRVGMSLGDITASLYTAIGINAALYHRALTGRGQKIDVSMLDCQVSILENALARFQVDGTSPKPLGNRHPTISPFQAFKAKDEYLVIALGNDSLWDKFCCCIEHTELIKDSRFVTNALRTKNVGELAVIIEGILGTKNAEHWYNIFEKAQIPYSPINTIDKVVTNRQVLSRNMIVEVEDKKAGMVKIAGNPIKMTSVPERTYRDPAPEVGEHNDLIFGDLLGYSPVEIERLKAEGVI, from the coding sequence ATGAGCAAACCACTTGAGAATGTAAAAATACTTGACCTGACACGAGTGCTTGCAGGTCCTTTCTGTACCATGATACTGAACGACCTCGGCGCTTATGTGCTCAAGGTTGAAATGCCCGAAACCGGCGATGACTCGCGCGCATTCGGCCCGTTCAAAAACGAGCAGAGCCTTTATTTTGTGAGCATCAACCGCGGCAAGGACAGCATCTCGCTGAATCTGAAAACAGAAAAAGGACGTAAGATACTGAAGCAACTGGTTGAGAAATTTGATGTGATTATTGAAAACTACAGACCGGGGACTATGGAAAAACTCGGGCTCGGTTACGAAACACTCAAAGAAGTAAATCCTGCTATTATTTATGCCGCATCCTCCGGATTTGGCCATACAGGACCGGATTCGCAGAAACCTGCGTACGATATTTTAGCGCAGGCGATGGGCGGTGTGATGAGCATCACCGGCTGGCCCGATTCACCGCCAACCCGTGTCGGTATGTCCCTGGGCGATATCACTGCATCATTGTACACTGCCATTGGCATTAATGCCGCATTATACCACCGTGCACTTACGGGTCGCGGACAAAAGATAGACGTTAGCATGCTCGACTGTCAGGTTTCTATTTTAGAAAATGCACTGGCGCGCTTTCAGGTCGATGGCACTTCGCCCAAACCGCTTGGAAATCGTCATCCGACCATTTCACCCTTTCAGGCATTCAAAGCTAAAGACGAATATCTTGTCATAGCATTGGGCAACGACAGTTTGTGGGATAAGTTCTGCTGTTGCATTGAACATACTGAACTGATTAAAGATTCTCGTTTTGTGACCAACGCGCTGCGTACAAAAAATGTCGGTGAGCTTGCCGTTATCATTGAAGGCATACTGGGAACGAAGAATGCAGAGCATTGGTATAACATTTTTGAAAAAGCACAGATTCCTTACAGCCCCATCAATACCATTGATAAGGTGGTTACCAACCGACAGGTTTTGTCGCGCAATATGATTGTTGAAGTGGAAGATAAAAAGGCGGGCATGGTAAAGATTGCCGGAAATCCTATAAAGATGACCAGTGTTCCCGAACGCACCTACCGCGATCCTGCTCCCGAAGTGGGAGAACACAACGACCTGATATTTGGTGACCTTTTAGGATACAGTCCTGTGGAAATTGAAAGGCTTAAAGCCGAAGGAGTGATATGA
- a CDS encoding amidase, with amino-acid sequence MTLIASMPLAVTASKLRSGELNLIYFINSLCDRIELFDPQINAFLPEMGRRERLLKEADTLLKRYPDPDTRPLFFGIPIGVKDIFRADGFETHCGSALPETLFRGTEAASVSRLKELGALVAGKVVTTEFAYFEPGPTKNPHNIEHTPGGSSSGSAAVVAAGLLPFAFGTQTIGSVVRPAAFCGVFGYKPTYGRIDASGVIPFSVSADHIGFFTQDMEGVVLAASVLCNKWNEEIALTADKIALGIPCGRYFEQASDEIKNIFIAQTEALKHAGFVIKEVDLFEDIEEINRVHRLMVAAEMAEVHKGWFKENEALYRQKTWDLIVEGFDICSSDLHDAINGRFKLRDRIEAAKAEYGIDLWVTPATITPATHGLESTGSPLMSLPWTYAGLPSLNIPGWKNDEGLPVGLQFTGSFNRDETFLLQCAVVHAALSA; translated from the coding sequence ATGACCTTAATTGCATCCATGCCGCTTGCAGTAACCGCTTCGAAACTCAGAAGCGGCGAGCTCAATTTGATATATTTTATAAATTCACTGTGCGATCGTATCGAATTATTTGATCCGCAGATAAACGCATTCCTGCCTGAAATGGGGCGTCGCGAACGCCTTTTGAAAGAAGCAGACACCCTGCTGAAACGATATCCGGACCCTGATACGCGGCCATTATTCTTCGGGATTCCGATAGGAGTGAAGGATATTTTTCGTGCTGATGGTTTTGAAACACATTGCGGTTCCGCTTTGCCCGAAACCTTGTTTCGTGGTACCGAGGCTGCATCGGTAAGTCGCCTGAAGGAGCTGGGAGCACTCGTTGCCGGCAAGGTGGTAACGACTGAATTTGCCTACTTCGAACCGGGACCGACAAAGAATCCGCATAATATTGAACATACACCGGGTGGTTCAAGCAGCGGCTCTGCTGCTGTGGTTGCTGCGGGCTTGCTGCCTTTTGCTTTCGGCACGCAAACAATAGGTTCGGTAGTTCGTCCTGCTGCCTTTTGCGGTGTGTTTGGTTACAAACCAACCTACGGAAGAATTGATGCGTCAGGCGTGATACCTTTTTCTGTTTCGGCAGACCATATCGGTTTTTTTACACAGGATATGGAGGGTGTCGTTTTAGCCGCATCTGTGCTTTGCAATAAATGGAATGAAGAAATAGCGCTGACCGCAGATAAAATTGCACTTGGTATTCCTTGCGGAAGGTATTTTGAACAGGCTTCTGACGAGATAAAAAATATTTTTATCGCTCAAACCGAAGCCCTGAAGCATGCTGGATTTGTTATAAAAGAAGTTGACCTTTTTGAAGATATTGAAGAAATTAATCGCGTCCATCGCCTGATGGTTGCTGCTGAAATGGCCGAAGTGCACAAGGGCTGGTTCAAAGAAAATGAAGCGCTGTACAGGCAAAAAACATGGGACCTTATTGTAGAAGGATTCGACATCTGCAGCAGCGATTTGCACGATGCCATTAACGGTCGTTTTAAACTCAGAGACCGTATTGAGGCCGCAAAAGCAGAATATGGTATTGACCTGTGGGTGACACCTGCCACCATAACACCTGCCACACACGGACTGGAGTCAACAGGCAGCCCCTTGATGAGCCTTCCGTGGACGTATGCCGGATTGCCCTCACTCAATATTCCAGGCTGGAAGAATGATGAAGGTCTCCCGGTAGGATTGCAGTTTACCGGTTCATTTAACCGTGATGAAACCTTCTTATTGCAGTGCGCGGTAGTTCATGCCGCGTTGAGTGCCTGA
- a CDS encoding M4 family metallopeptidase, translating to MKNNVLLLLVVTMLLPYASFSQVIYGKDARAKIRGSEMIRMEAGAENPTFIKFSETAQPEMKDLGNWLNTNLRVSPTMGFVLLSTEQDLIGMIHYRYQQTFNNIPVNDGIFIVHTKNGKIASINGTIHSSMNIGNVSTLSENTALNLALTTVNANTYMWQSPSDEKWIKQYKGTPDASYFPTGKIEIFKSGTSYNYAWRFDIYAKEPLLREDVFVDAETGKIIARQNKLYTTDVPGQAVTKYNQTRTITTDSTAPGQYRLRETGRGGGIQTFDMNTGTDYNAAVDFTDADNYWNNANANQDEVAGDAHWSSEKTYDYYFTKFGRNSIDGNGLALLSYIHYDANYANAFWDGTRMTYGDGDGTMTAFTTLDICGHEITHGLTNFTANLVYADESGALSEGYSDVFGTAIEIYAKPPLQTGNWTEGEDIGVALRNIANPNATQNPDTYLGTNWDPGQEVHQNSTVLSHWFYLTSQGGSGTNDIGNAYNVTGIGIDSAAAVAFRTLTIYLTPSSGYADARFYSIVSATDLFGGCTPKVEAVTNAWYAVGVGGIYSPNVTVDFSSDFQTFCSAPVTVNFINNSTNAQTYKWDFGDGANTTTSSPSHTYAAAGTYDVKLVADGGVCGKDSLTNTAFISIDPGNSNIASVPATGAGPLLTCCTGSLFDSGGENGDYSNDTDGHITISPAGASSVTLTFSAFDFESGFDYLYVYNGPTVNSPLIGQYDGTNLPNGGIITSTASSITIRQTTDQGLVKSGFKATWQCNLPNAAPAANFEADVTTSCIGLVQFTDMSTNAPTSCLWDFGDGTSSTVQNPLHAFTSIGTFTVSLTSGNSFGTDTETKTSYITTNLPAAPAVTGGSVCDSGQVTLTATGTGSLDWYDAAIGGNLLNSGGTFITPVISTTTVYYVEDKQANPSVYGGKTNNGSGGYYGNQSNIHYEIFDTYVPLTIVSVKVYATGAGNRTILLRNSSQSILQSLTVNVPDGQSRVTLNFNVPVGTGFQLVGDGYPNLWRDNNGAATYPYTTAGLFSITQSSASLPPYNVFGNYYYFYDWEVQEPTCISARIADTALVYPCGSVQEFGSIRDLSIYPNPVTEKLNLSFTSTTIANALVNLTDVTGRNVYTEQFTTAQGQSVKVIDVEKLARGIYFVELKNSEGSYIRKIAKE from the coding sequence ATGAAAAATAACGTTTTATTATTGCTGGTTGTAACAATGTTACTGCCTTATGCGAGCTTTTCGCAAGTTATTTACGGTAAGGATGCACGTGCAAAAATCCGCGGAAGCGAAATGATACGCATGGAAGCCGGTGCTGAAAATCCAACCTTTATTAAATTCAGCGAAACAGCGCAACCGGAGATGAAAGATTTGGGCAATTGGCTCAACACGAATCTCAGGGTTTCACCCACCATGGGATTTGTATTACTGTCAACAGAACAGGACCTCATAGGGATGATTCATTATCGCTATCAGCAAACCTTCAACAACATTCCGGTTAACGACGGTATTTTTATCGTTCATACAAAAAATGGCAAGATTGCCTCTATAAACGGCACTATTCACAGCAGCATGAATATCGGGAATGTGTCAACACTTTCTGAAAATACAGCACTGAATCTTGCACTGACCACGGTAAATGCTAACACATATATGTGGCAGAGTCCTTCGGATGAGAAGTGGATAAAACAATACAAAGGCACACCGGATGCCAGCTATTTCCCGACAGGAAAAATTGAAATATTCAAATCGGGAACATCCTATAATTACGCCTGGCGTTTTGATATCTATGCCAAAGAGCCCTTGCTGCGCGAAGATGTTTTTGTGGATGCAGAAACGGGAAAAATAATTGCACGTCAAAATAAACTTTATACAACCGATGTGCCCGGACAGGCAGTTACAAAATACAATCAAACACGGACAATTACTACTGACTCAACGGCACCTGGACAGTATCGTTTACGCGAAACCGGTCGTGGTGGCGGCATCCAAACCTTTGATATGAATACAGGCACGGATTACAATGCTGCCGTTGATTTCACCGATGCAGATAATTACTGGAATAATGCGAATGCGAATCAGGATGAGGTAGCAGGTGACGCTCACTGGAGTTCAGAAAAAACCTATGATTATTATTTTACGAAGTTCGGGCGGAACAGCATAGACGGAAACGGTTTAGCACTTTTGAGTTATATACACTACGATGCAAATTATGCAAATGCCTTCTGGGATGGCACACGCATGACATATGGCGACGGTGACGGCACAATGACCGCCTTTACAACACTTGATATTTGTGGTCATGAAATTACACACGGACTGACAAATTTTACGGCAAACCTGGTATATGCTGATGAATCGGGAGCATTGAGCGAAGGGTACAGCGATGTTTTTGGAACTGCCATTGAGATTTATGCGAAGCCTCCGTTGCAAACAGGCAACTGGACCGAAGGAGAAGATATAGGCGTTGCCCTTAGAAATATTGCCAACCCGAATGCCACACAAAATCCGGATACGTATCTTGGTACGAACTGGGATCCGGGTCAGGAAGTTCATCAGAACAGTACCGTACTCAGCCATTGGTTTTATCTCACATCGCAAGGCGGTAGCGGCACCAACGATATCGGCAATGCGTATAACGTTACCGGCATTGGAATAGATTCGGCCGCTGCCGTTGCATTCCGCACTCTTACGATTTATCTCACACCCTCATCGGGCTATGCCGACGCTCGTTTTTACAGCATTGTTTCTGCAACAGACCTTTTTGGAGGATGCACTCCAAAAGTCGAAGCTGTAACAAACGCATGGTATGCGGTTGGTGTTGGCGGTATATATTCGCCCAATGTTACTGTTGACTTTTCCTCTGATTTTCAGACTTTCTGTTCTGCACCCGTAACAGTCAATTTTATTAATAATTCAACAAATGCCCAAACCTACAAATGGGATTTTGGTGATGGCGCAAATACTACCACCTCAAGCCCATCACACACTTATGCTGCCGCAGGAACGTATGATGTAAAACTTGTTGCCGATGGAGGCGTTTGCGGAAAAGACAGTCTTACCAATACAGCATTTATCAGCATCGATCCCGGCAATTCGAATATTGCATCTGTTCCGGCAACCGGAGCAGGTCCGTTACTTACATGTTGCACCGGTTCATTGTTTGACAGCGGCGGCGAAAACGGCGATTATTCGAACGACACAGACGGACACATCACGATTTCGCCTGCAGGAGCATCTTCCGTAACACTTACGTTCAGCGCTTTTGATTTCGAATCGGGCTTTGATTACCTGTATGTATACAACGGCCCCACAGTAAACAGCCCGCTGATAGGTCAATACGACGGCACCAACCTTCCAAATGGAGGAATCATAACTTCCACAGCCAGCAGCATCACCATTCGCCAGACCACCGACCAGGGGCTGGTGAAATCAGGATTCAAAGCTACATGGCAGTGCAATTTACCAAATGCGGCTCCTGCAGCTAATTTCGAAGCTGATGTAACAACAAGCTGTATTGGTCTTGTTCAATTCACAGACATGTCAACAAACGCCCCAACAAGCTGTTTGTGGGATTTTGGTGACGGGACTTCATCAACAGTACAAAACCCTTTACACGCGTTTACAAGCATTGGTACATTTACTGTTTCGTTGACTTCAGGAAATAGTTTTGGCACCGATACCGAAACAAAAACAAGTTATATAACCACAAATTTACCGGCAGCCCCGGCAGTTACGGGAGGCTCAGTATGTGACTCCGGACAGGTTACACTCACAGCAACCGGAACCGGCAGCCTCGATTGGTATGATGCAGCCATTGGCGGAAATCTTTTAAATTCAGGCGGAACATTTATTACCCCCGTAATCAGTACCACAACGGTATATTATGTTGAAGACAAACAAGCCAATCCTTCGGTTTATGGCGGTAAAACCAATAATGGAAGTGGCGGATATTACGGCAATCAGAGCAATATTCATTATGAGATTTTTGACACCTACGTTCCTTTAACCATTGTTTCGGTAAAAGTATATGCAACGGGTGCAGGCAACCGTACAATTCTCCTGAGAAACTCATCTCAGAGCATTTTGCAATCCCTCACCGTGAATGTACCTGATGGGCAGAGCCGTGTTACGTTAAATTTCAATGTACCTGTCGGAACCGGTTTCCAGCTCGTAGGCGATGGATATCCAAATCTGTGGCGCGACAATAATGGCGCCGCCACTTATCCATATACAACCGCGGGTTTATTCAGCATCACACAATCCAGTGCCTCACTTCCACCTTATAATGTGTTTGGCAATTATTATTATTTCTACGACTGGGAAGTTCAGGAACCAACCTGTATTAGTGCACGCATTGCTGATACAGCCCTCGTATATCCCTGCGGCAGTGTTCAGGAATTCGGCAGCATCCGTGACCTGAGCATTTATCCTAACCCTGTTACAGAAAAACTCAATCTGAGCTTTACTTCAACAACCATCGCCAACGCTCTGGTTAACCTCACCGATGTAACCGGACGTAATGTATATACTGAACAATTCACCACGGCACAGGGGCAGAGTGTCAAGGTTATTGATGTTGAGAAACTCGCCCGCGGTATTTATTTCGTTGAGCTGAAGAATTCAGAAGGCAGTTATATCCGCAAGATTGCTAAAGAATAG